One part of the Mycobacterium marinum genome encodes these proteins:
- the gap gene encoding type I glyceraldehyde-3-phosphate dehydrogenase: protein MTVRVGINGFGRIGRNFYRALLAQQQQGSADIEVIAVNDITDNQTLAHLLKFDSILGRLPQDVSLEGEDTIVVGGVKIKALEVREGPAAMPWGDLGVDVVVESTGLFTNAAKAKGHLDAGAKKVIISAPATDPDLTIVLGVNDDKYDGSQNIISNASCTTNCLAPLAKVLHDEFGIVKGLMTTIHAYTQDQNLQDGPHKDLRRARAAALNIVPTSTGAAKAIGLVMPELKGKLDGYALRVPIPTGSVTDLTAELAKAATAEEINAAFKAAAEGRLKGILKYYDAPIVSSDIVTDPHSSIFDSGLTKVIDDQAKVVSWYDNEWGYSNRLIDLVALVGKSL, encoded by the coding sequence GTGACGGTCCGGGTAGGTATCAACGGCTTTGGTCGAATCGGCCGCAACTTTTACCGGGCCTTATTGGCTCAACAACAGCAGGGCAGCGCGGACATCGAGGTGATCGCCGTCAATGACATCACCGACAATCAGACGCTGGCCCACCTGCTCAAATTCGACTCGATTCTGGGCCGGTTGCCCCAGGACGTGAGTCTCGAGGGCGAGGACACCATCGTCGTCGGCGGTGTGAAGATCAAGGCCCTCGAGGTGCGGGAGGGCCCGGCGGCGATGCCCTGGGGCGACCTGGGGGTCGATGTCGTCGTCGAGTCCACCGGTCTTTTCACCAACGCTGCCAAGGCCAAGGGCCACCTGGACGCGGGTGCGAAGAAGGTGATCATCTCGGCGCCTGCGACCGACCCGGACCTCACCATCGTGCTGGGGGTCAACGACGACAAGTACGACGGCAGCCAGAACATCATCTCCAACGCGTCGTGCACGACGAACTGCCTGGCGCCGTTGGCCAAGGTGCTGCACGACGAGTTCGGCATCGTCAAGGGCCTGATGACCACCATCCACGCCTACACCCAGGACCAGAACCTGCAGGATGGGCCGCACAAGGACTTGCGTCGTGCCCGGGCCGCCGCGCTCAACATCGTGCCGACTTCTACCGGCGCCGCCAAAGCCATCGGTCTGGTGATGCCCGAGCTCAAGGGCAAGCTCGACGGTTACGCGCTGCGGGTGCCGATCCCGACCGGTTCGGTGACCGACCTGACCGCGGAATTGGCCAAGGCCGCGACCGCCGAAGAGATCAACGCGGCGTTCAAAGCCGCGGCCGAAGGCAGACTCAAGGGCATTCTGAAGTACTACGACGCCCCGATCGTGTCCAGCGACATCGTCACCGACCCGCACAGCTCGATCTTCGATTCCGGGCTGACCAAGGTGATCGATGACCAGGCCAAGGTGGTGTCTTGGTACGACAACGAATGGGGTTACTCCAACCGGCTCATCGACCTGGTCGCGCTGGTCGGCAAGTCCCTCTAG
- a CDS encoding beta-xylosidase: MTIFDRFNFKVVACAGLCGAAIALSPQAAAVPLKTDGYACIQGMAGEGGAPAAGGPAAAGGPAAAGGPAAAGATCAASAPINDMAGVPMAVPGPIPVLPAGAPLIDLGGAAAAAPVPIPAGAPVPIPAGAPIPIPAGAPIPIPAGAPIPIPAGAPIPIPAGAPVPIPAGAPIPIAAGAPVPIPAGVPLIALGPVPAGVPAAGAPIIDMSGTGKDGPIGPAPAGGPVAGQPVQPGPSGAGAG; the protein is encoded by the coding sequence ATGACGATCTTTGATCGGTTCAACTTCAAGGTAGTTGCCTGCGCTGGGCTGTGCGGAGCCGCTATTGCGTTGAGCCCACAAGCGGCAGCTGTCCCGCTGAAAACCGACGGCTACGCGTGCATCCAAGGGATGGCGGGCGAAGGCGGAGCACCGGCGGCGGGCGGTCCGGCTGCGGCGGGCGGTCCAGCTGCGGCCGGCGGTCCGGCAGCGGCCGGCGCGACATGCGCGGCCAGCGCTCCCATCAATGACATGGCTGGTGTTCCGATGGCGGTGCCAGGTCCCATTCCGGTGCTTCCGGCTGGTGCGCCACTGATCGATCTCGGTGGGGCCGCGGCGGCCGCACCGGTACCCATCCCGGCCGGCGCACCCGTGCCCATCCCGGCCGGCGCACCCATCCCCATCCCGGCCGGCGCACCCATCCCCATCCCGGCCGGCGCACCCATCCCCATCCCGGCCGGCGCACCCATCCCCATCCCGGCCGGCGCACCGGTACCCATCCCGGCCGGCGCACCCATCCCCATCGCGGCCGGCGCACCGGTACCCATCCCGGCCGGCGTTCCGCTGATCGCGCTCGGGCCGGTGCCCGCGGGCGTTCCGGCGGCCGGAGCTCCCATCATCGATATGTCGGGAACCGGCAAGGACGGGCCAATCGGTCCGGCGCCGGCCGGCGGACCTGTGGCGGGTCAGCCGGTTCAGCCCGGCCCGTCGGGTGCGGGAGCCGGCTGA
- a CDS encoding phytoene desaturase family protein, protein MTKAVVVGAGPNGLAAAIQLARHGVEVQVLEAHDTIGGGARSGELTVPGVIHDHCSAFHPLGVGSPFWNEIDLQSYGLTWNWPEVDCAHPLDDGTAGVLHQSIEHTAAGMGPDGKRWRRAVGDLAAGFDELAGDLLRPVLGVPRHPLRLAAFGPRAALPATMMARWFRTEQARALFGGAAAHVYTRLDRPLTASLGLMILASGHRYGWPVAQGGSGSITAALGAALNALGGVVATGITVTSRRDIPDADIVMLDLSPANVLTLYGDAMPARIRRSYRRYREGSSAFKVDFAIEGDIPWTNPDCRRAGTVHLGGTFAEIADTERQRAQGRMVQRPFVLIGQQYLADPSRSAGNINPIWAYAHVPFGYTGDATAAVIDQIERFAPGFRDRITATVSKSTAELQAYNRNFIGGDIIGGANDGLQVIFRPRIALDPYAIGVPGVYLCSQSAPPGAGIHGLCGYHAAESALQGLRKRR, encoded by the coding sequence ATGACCAAGGCAGTCGTTGTCGGGGCCGGGCCCAACGGCCTGGCCGCCGCGATCCAGTTGGCCAGGCACGGGGTCGAGGTGCAGGTGCTTGAAGCGCACGACACCATCGGTGGGGGAGCGCGTTCGGGTGAGCTGACCGTGCCCGGGGTGATCCACGATCACTGCTCAGCGTTTCACCCACTGGGTGTCGGCTCACCGTTCTGGAATGAGATCGACCTTCAAAGCTACGGGTTGACGTGGAATTGGCCCGAAGTCGACTGCGCACATCCGCTCGACGACGGCACGGCCGGGGTGCTGCACCAGTCGATTGAACACACGGCGGCGGGCATGGGGCCCGACGGCAAACGGTGGCGCCGTGCGGTGGGGGACCTGGCGGCCGGTTTCGATGAACTGGCGGGCGACCTGCTCCGCCCGGTGCTCGGCGTTCCCCGTCACCCGCTTCGGCTGGCCGCCTTCGGGCCTCGGGCGGCGCTGCCCGCCACCATGATGGCGCGCTGGTTCCGTACCGAGCAGGCGCGCGCACTGTTCGGAGGCGCTGCCGCGCACGTCTACACCCGGCTGGACCGGCCGCTGACCGCGTCGCTGGGGTTGATGATCTTGGCCAGCGGCCACCGCTACGGCTGGCCCGTCGCACAAGGCGGTTCCGGGTCGATAACCGCGGCACTGGGAGCCGCCCTGAACGCGCTCGGCGGTGTCGTGGCCACGGGGATAACCGTCACCAGCCGCCGTGACATCCCCGATGCCGACATCGTCATGCTCGACCTCAGCCCGGCCAACGTTCTGACGCTGTACGGCGATGCGATGCCCGCGCGGATCAGGCGGTCCTACCGGCGTTATCGGGAAGGATCGTCGGCGTTCAAGGTCGACTTCGCCATCGAAGGCGACATTCCATGGACCAATCCTGACTGCCGGCGGGCCGGGACCGTCCACCTCGGGGGCACGTTCGCCGAGATCGCGGACACCGAACGCCAACGCGCACAAGGTCGAATGGTGCAACGACCGTTCGTCTTGATCGGGCAGCAATACCTGGCCGACCCGTCGCGTTCGGCGGGCAACATCAACCCGATCTGGGCCTACGCACACGTACCGTTCGGCTATACCGGCGACGCCACTGCCGCCGTCATCGACCAGATAGAACGATTCGCGCCCGGATTCCGCGATCGCATCACCGCGACCGTCAGCAAGTCGACCGCCGAACTACAGGCCTACAACCGCAACTTCATCGGCGGTGACATCATCGGCGGGGCCAATGACGGGCTCCAGGTCATTTTCCGGCCGCGGATAGCCCTCGATCCGTATGCGATCGGGGTACCCGGTGTCTATCTGTGTTCCCAATCCGCCCCGCCGGGCGCCGGAATCCACGGACTGTGTGGCTACCACGCCGCGGAATCGGCGTTGCAGGGGTTGCGTAAGCGGCGCTGA
- a CDS encoding PE family protein: MSFVVTAPETVVAAASQLTGIGSAIEAANAAAAALTTRLLPAAADEVSAGIAALMSTHAQEYQLLGGQLATYHDQLVQALDRTAGWYADAETGNAALLRNVQQDLLTGLTAPGRAWSGAGAASAGASGVDALMSWALLSGGRSVLVVGSTGTPRPSYRFMREVYDLFVTPHYFGDSLFGVQTPAQFQPFTGIPNLTFDESAATGAGYLHAAITQQLADGNRVVVAGFSQGASVATLEMRHLQSLPIDSRPSPEDLSFVLLGNPNNPNGGILARFPGLYIQSVGLTFNGATPVTEYPTTVYTTQYDGFADFPQYPLNVVADVNALLGISYSHSLYYGLTPDQVAAGVVLPVSSPDVNTTYILIPNEHLPLLQPLRGIVPDSVLDGIEPGLRDVVELGYDRTGYADVPTPASLFPANVNPNVVAGAFVESAVRGIDNGLAGMGLPPLPDLPAAPLLPEIWSNAPPIPGWPASVPSTIAVPPQLGGAIAGPLDHLYRTLDSVINGQINPAITSGIYQYGADLSAEAARPGASSELLNAIYVGRQVLPILIEGPGVILTADTYYSINAIKDLAAGNLSGFNQNLQLIPATNAMLLTFGATIPIAAGVSAYIGRDFP; the protein is encoded by the coding sequence ATGTCGTTCGTGGTCACCGCGCCGGAGACGGTGGTCGCCGCGGCGTCCCAATTAACGGGCATCGGATCGGCAATCGAGGCGGCCAACGCGGCGGCCGCGGCCCTGACCACGCGGCTTCTTCCTGCGGCGGCTGACGAGGTATCGGCGGGGATCGCGGCGTTGATGAGCACCCACGCCCAGGAATATCAGCTCCTGGGCGGCCAGCTGGCCACCTACCACGACCAATTGGTGCAGGCCCTCGATCGGACCGCGGGTTGGTACGCGGACGCGGAAACCGGCAACGCGGCGCTGTTGCGCAACGTGCAGCAAGACTTACTCACCGGGTTGACGGCGCCGGGCAGGGCATGGTCTGGGGCCGGCGCCGCCTCCGCGGGAGCGTCCGGCGTTGACGCGCTGATGAGTTGGGCCTTGCTGTCCGGGGGGCGCTCGGTCTTGGTCGTGGGCTCCACCGGAACCCCGCGACCGTCGTATCGCTTCATGCGGGAGGTCTACGACCTGTTCGTCACACCGCACTATTTTGGCGATTCGCTTTTCGGCGTACAGACACCCGCGCAGTTCCAGCCGTTTACCGGGATTCCCAACCTGACCTTCGATGAATCGGCCGCTACGGGAGCCGGCTACCTGCACGCCGCGATCACGCAACAACTCGCCGACGGGAATCGCGTTGTCGTTGCCGGCTTTTCGCAGGGCGCTTCGGTGGCGACCCTGGAGATGCGGCATCTGCAGAGCCTGCCCATCGACAGCAGGCCGAGCCCCGAGGACCTCTCGTTCGTATTGCTCGGCAATCCGAACAACCCGAACGGCGGGATCCTGGCGCGTTTTCCAGGTCTGTATATCCAATCAGTGGGTCTGACATTCAATGGCGCGACGCCGGTCACCGAGTACCCGACGACGGTCTACACGACCCAATATGACGGCTTTGCCGATTTCCCGCAGTACCCGCTCAATGTCGTCGCGGACGTCAATGCGCTGTTGGGTATCTCCTATTCGCACAGCCTCTACTACGGGCTCACGCCTGATCAAGTGGCGGCGGGCGTGGTGCTGCCGGTGTCCTCGCCGGACGTCAACACCACCTATATCTTGATCCCGAACGAGCACTTGCCTTTGCTGCAACCGCTGCGCGGCATTGTGCCCGATTCGGTGCTCGATGGCATTGAGCCCGGTCTGCGCGACGTCGTTGAGTTGGGCTACGACCGAACCGGATACGCGGATGTACCCACCCCCGCGTCGTTGTTCCCCGCCAATGTCAATCCCAACGTGGTCGCGGGCGCGTTCGTCGAGAGCGCGGTGCGGGGGATCGATAATGGCCTGGCCGGCATGGGGCTACCGCCGCTACCGGATCTGCCGGCCGCGCCGTTGCTGCCGGAAATATGGAGCAATGCGCCGCCCATCCCCGGCTGGCCGGCGAGTGTTCCTAGCACCATTGCGGTTCCACCGCAGCTCGGCGGTGCGATAGCCGGGCCGCTCGATCATCTGTATCGCACACTCGACAGCGTCATCAACGGGCAGATAAATCCCGCCATCACATCGGGCATCTACCAATATGGTGCCGACCTCTCCGCCGAGGCCGCCAGGCCCGGCGCTTCTTCCGAACTGCTCAACGCGATCTACGTTGGCCGGCAGGTGTTGCCGATCTTGATCGAAGGGCCGGGGGTCATTCTGACCGCCGATACCTACTATTCGATCAACGCGATCAAGGATCTGGCGGCCGGCAACCTCAGCGGCTTCAATCAAAACCTGCAACTCATCCCTGCCACCAACGCCATGCTGCTGACTTTCGGTGCGACAATTCCGATCGCGGCCGGGGTCTCCGCATACATAGGTCGTGACTTTCCCTGA
- a CDS encoding phosphoglycerate kinase, which produces MTIHSLEDLLAEGVSGRGVLVRSDLNVPLDENGVITDAGRITASVPTLKALLDAGAKVVIAAHLGRPKDGPDPKLSLEPVAAALGEQLGRHVQLAGDIVGTDALARAEGLTDGDVLLLENIRFDKRETSKDDGERLALAKQLAELVSPGGAFVSDGFGVVHRKQASVYDVATLLPHYAGRLVADEIRVLEQLTSSTERPYAVVLGGSKVSDKLGVIESLATKADSIVIGGGMCFTFLAAQGYSVGTSLLEKEMIDTCRRLLDTYHDVLRLPVDVVVTEKFAADSPPQTVAADAIPADTMGLDIGPGSVKRFAALLSNAKTIFWNGPMGVFEFPAYATGTRGIAEAIVAATGKGAFSVVGGGDSAAAVRALGISEGSFSHISTGGGASLEYLEGKTLPGIEVLGRPQPGQTEGGGPA; this is translated from the coding sequence GTGACCATCCATTCCCTTGAAGACCTTCTCGCTGAAGGTGTTTCGGGTCGCGGGGTGCTGGTGCGCTCCGATCTGAATGTGCCGCTCGACGAGAACGGTGTCATTACCGATGCGGGCCGCATCACCGCGTCGGTACCGACGTTGAAAGCGCTGCTCGACGCCGGCGCCAAGGTCGTCATCGCAGCGCATTTGGGTCGTCCCAAGGATGGGCCCGACCCGAAGCTGTCTCTGGAGCCGGTTGCCGCGGCTCTTGGCGAGCAACTGGGCCGGCACGTGCAGTTGGCCGGAGACATCGTCGGCACCGATGCGCTCGCTCGCGCCGAAGGACTGACCGACGGCGACGTCCTGCTGCTGGAGAACATCCGCTTCGACAAGCGCGAAACCAGCAAGGACGACGGCGAGCGCCTCGCTTTGGCCAAGCAGCTCGCCGAACTGGTCAGCCCGGGAGGTGCTTTCGTCTCGGATGGCTTTGGCGTGGTGCACCGCAAGCAAGCTTCGGTGTATGACGTCGCCACATTGCTGCCGCACTACGCCGGCAGGTTGGTGGCTGATGAAATCCGCGTGCTCGAGCAGTTGACCAGTTCGACCGAGCGGCCGTACGCGGTGGTGCTGGGCGGGTCGAAGGTATCCGACAAGCTCGGTGTCATCGAGTCGCTGGCAACCAAGGCCGACAGCATCGTGATCGGCGGCGGAATGTGTTTCACATTCCTTGCCGCCCAAGGCTACTCGGTCGGCACGTCGCTGCTGGAGAAAGAGATGATCGACACCTGTCGAAGGCTGCTCGACACCTACCACGATGTGCTGCGGCTACCCGTCGACGTGGTGGTGACCGAGAAGTTCGCCGCCGATTCACCACCTCAAACCGTTGCCGCGGATGCGATCCCGGCCGACACGATGGGCTTGGATATCGGGCCGGGATCGGTCAAGAGGTTCGCCGCGCTGCTGTCCAACGCCAAAACCATCTTCTGGAATGGCCCGATGGGCGTATTCGAATTCCCGGCGTACGCGACGGGCACCAGGGGCATCGCCGAGGCGATTGTCGCGGCGACCGGCAAAGGTGCGTTCAGCGTGGTCGGCGGCGGTGACTCCGCTGCCGCGGTTCGCGCGCTTGGCATTTCGGAGGGATCGTTCTCGCACATTTCCACCGGCGGCGGCGCGTCGCTGGAATACCTGGAGGGCAAGACGCTGCCCGGCATCGAGGTGCTCGGTAGACCCCAGCCCGGCCAAACCGAGGGCGGAGGACCCGCGTGA
- a CDS encoding DUF3556 domain-containing protein produces the protein MGFMSPDLPDVDHETWHTLPRATRLQVVTRHWAEHGFGTPYAVYLLYLLKIGIYVAAPAAIISLTPGLGGLGHIADWWTQPIVYQKVIIFTLLFEVLGFGCGSGPLTGRFMPPVGGFLYWLRPKTIRLPPWPAKVPFTDGDTRTVVDVTLYAIVLISGGWALLSPGHAGPVTASGDVGLIDPILVVPTIIALALLGLRDKTVFLAARGEHYWLKLFVFFFPFTDQIAAFKIIMLCLWWGAATSKLNHHFPYVVAVMTSNNALLRGRLFNPIKHLLYRDYVNDLRPSWLPKLMAHVGGTTAEFLVPAVLVLVAGDQPWRWFLIGFMVIFHLNILSNLPMGVPLEWNVFFIFSLFYLFGHYGSIRAIDLRSPLLLVIVLAAFAVVVAGNLFPEKISFLPAMRYYAGNWATSVWCFRAGAEEKIEASVVKSSALVVNQLAKLYDANTAEIMADKTAAFRAMHTHGRALNGLLPRAIGNEAEYKVREGEIVAGPLVGWNFGEGHLHNEQLVQAVQRRCNFADGDLRVIILEGQPIHIQKQWYRIVDAKTGLIEAGYVTVEDMLARQPWPEPGDEFPVHVTTQRAAQ, from the coding sequence ATGGGATTCATGTCACCGGACTTGCCAGACGTCGATCACGAAACCTGGCATACCCTGCCACGTGCAACGCGACTGCAGGTTGTTACTCGGCACTGGGCCGAACATGGCTTCGGGACCCCGTATGCGGTTTACCTGCTCTATTTGCTCAAGATCGGGATCTACGTCGCCGCCCCCGCGGCGATCATCTCGCTGACGCCGGGTTTGGGTGGGCTGGGGCATATCGCCGACTGGTGGACGCAACCAATCGTGTATCAGAAGGTCATCATCTTCACGCTGCTGTTCGAGGTCCTCGGATTTGGCTGCGGCTCCGGACCGTTGACCGGGCGGTTCATGCCGCCGGTTGGCGGGTTCCTTTATTGGCTGCGACCCAAGACAATTCGCCTGCCCCCCTGGCCGGCAAAGGTGCCCTTCACCGATGGGGACACTCGCACCGTGGTGGATGTGACGCTCTACGCCATCGTCCTGATCAGCGGGGGATGGGCACTGCTTTCTCCCGGCCATGCCGGGCCGGTGACAGCCAGCGGTGACGTCGGCCTGATCGACCCGATCCTGGTGGTACCGACGATCATCGCGCTGGCGTTACTGGGTCTGCGTGACAAGACGGTCTTTTTGGCCGCGCGCGGGGAACACTATTGGCTGAAGCTGTTCGTGTTCTTCTTCCCGTTCACCGATCAGATTGCGGCGTTCAAGATCATCATGCTCTGCCTGTGGTGGGGAGCGGCCACATCCAAGCTCAACCACCATTTCCCGTACGTCGTCGCGGTGATGACCAGCAATAACGCGCTACTGCGCGGCAGGCTGTTCAATCCGATCAAGCATCTGCTCTACCGCGACTACGTCAACGACCTGCGCCCGTCCTGGCTGCCGAAACTCATGGCCCACGTGGGTGGGACCACGGCGGAGTTCCTGGTTCCGGCGGTTCTGGTGCTCGTCGCCGGTGACCAGCCGTGGCGCTGGTTCCTGATCGGGTTCATGGTGATCTTCCACCTCAACATCCTTTCCAACCTCCCCATGGGAGTCCCGCTGGAGTGGAATGTGTTCTTCATCTTTTCGCTGTTCTATCTGTTCGGGCACTACGGTTCGATCCGCGCCATAGATCTTCGATCCCCGCTGCTGCTGGTGATCGTGCTCGCCGCTTTCGCCGTGGTGGTAGCGGGAAACCTTTTCCCGGAAAAGATTTCGTTCTTGCCGGCGATGCGCTACTACGCGGGTAACTGGGCCACCAGCGTGTGGTGTTTCCGTGCCGGGGCCGAGGAAAAGATCGAGGCCAGCGTCGTCAAGAGCTCCGCGCTGGTGGTCAACCAGTTGGCCAAGCTCTACGACGCGAACACGGCCGAAATCATGGCCGACAAGACGGCCGCGTTCCGGGCCATGCATACCCACGGCAGGGCGCTCAACGGGTTGTTGCCCCGGGCGATCGGCAACGAAGCCGAGTACAAGGTCCGTGAGGGCGAAATCGTGGCCGGGCCGCTGGTCGGCTGGAACTTCGGCGAGGGCCACCTGCACAATGAGCAGCTGGTACAGGCCGTGCAGCGGCGTTGCAATTTCGCCGACGGCGACCTGCGCGTCATCATCCTTGAAGGTCAACCGATCCACATCCAAAAGCAGTGGTACCGCATCGTCGACGCCAAGACCGGATTGATCGAAGCCGGGTACGTCACAGTCGAGGACATGCTTGCCCGGCAGCCGTGGCCCGAGCCCGGCGACGAATTTCCGGTACACGTGACGACTCAACGCGCCGCCCAATGA
- the fadD12 gene encoding acyl-CoA ligase FadD12: MAPRIDQILGLITTLARSGLIAPMRPDRYLKIAAAMRREGMGFTAGFAGAAQRCPDRPGLVDELGTLTWRQLDERSNALAAALQALPAGSPKVVGIMCRNHRGFVEALVAANRIGADILLLNTAFAGPALADVVAREGVDTVIYDEEFTATVDRAFDGRPQATRIVAWSDGQHDLTVEQLVNAHLRDQPERTDRTGRLILLTSGTTGTPKGAKHSGGSGGIGTLKAILDRTPWRAEQPIVIVAPMFHAWGFSQLVLAASLACTIVTRRKFDPEATLDLIDRHRATGLVVVPVMFDRIMELPTKVLNRYSGRTLRFAAASGSRMRPDVVIAFMNRFGDVIYNNYNATEAGMIATATPADLRAAPDTAGRPAEGTEIRILDPEFNEVPVGEVGSIFVCNDSQFDGYTSGTTKDFHAGFMSSGDVGYLDRNGRLFVVGRDDEMIVSGGENVYPIEVEKTLATHPEVAEAAVIGVDDEQYGQRLAAFVVLEPDADLDENAAPETLKQHVRDNLANYKVPREIAVLDELPRGSTGKILRAELQAKVCGS; the protein is encoded by the coding sequence ATGGCGCCTCGCATCGACCAGATCCTGGGTCTGATCACCACGTTGGCGCGGTCCGGTCTGATCGCCCCGATGCGACCGGACCGATACCTGAAGATCGCCGCCGCCATGCGTCGCGAGGGGATGGGATTCACTGCGGGATTCGCGGGAGCCGCCCAGCGCTGCCCAGATCGGCCGGGCCTGGTCGACGAGTTGGGCACGCTGACCTGGCGGCAGCTCGACGAGCGCAGCAACGCCCTGGCCGCCGCGCTGCAGGCACTGCCGGCCGGCTCGCCCAAGGTCGTCGGAATCATGTGCCGCAACCATCGCGGGTTCGTCGAAGCGCTGGTGGCGGCCAACCGGATCGGTGCCGACATTCTGCTGCTCAATACCGCATTCGCGGGTCCGGCGCTGGCCGATGTGGTGGCCCGCGAAGGCGTCGACACCGTCATCTACGACGAAGAATTCACCGCCACGGTCGACCGCGCATTTGATGGCCGGCCACAGGCCACTCGGATCGTCGCGTGGTCTGATGGACAGCACGACCTGACCGTCGAACAGCTCGTCAACGCCCACCTGCGCGACCAGCCCGAGCGCACCGACCGCACCGGCCGGCTGATCCTGCTGACCTCGGGCACCACCGGAACGCCTAAGGGCGCCAAGCATTCTGGAGGTAGCGGCGGAATCGGCACCCTGAAAGCGATTCTGGACCGCACACCGTGGCGAGCCGAACAGCCCATCGTGATCGTGGCGCCGATGTTCCACGCCTGGGGCTTCTCACAGCTGGTGCTGGCCGCATCACTGGCATGCACGATCGTCACCCGCCGCAAGTTCGACCCGGAAGCGACGCTGGATCTCATCGACCGCCATCGGGCGACCGGCCTGGTGGTGGTGCCGGTGATGTTCGACCGCATCATGGAACTGCCCACCAAGGTGCTCAACCGCTACAGCGGCCGCACACTGCGGTTTGCCGCGGCGTCCGGTTCCCGGATGCGCCCCGACGTCGTCATCGCGTTCATGAACCGATTCGGCGACGTGATCTACAACAACTACAACGCGACCGAGGCCGGGATGATCGCCACCGCGACACCGGCAGACCTGCGTGCCGCACCCGACACCGCGGGCCGCCCCGCCGAAGGAACCGAAATCCGGATCCTGGACCCGGAATTCAACGAAGTGCCGGTGGGCGAGGTCGGCAGCATCTTTGTCTGCAACGACAGCCAGTTCGACGGATACACATCGGGCACCACCAAGGATTTCCACGCCGGCTTCATGTCGTCGGGCGACGTGGGCTACCTGGACCGCAACGGACGGCTGTTCGTGGTCGGGCGCGACGACGAAATGATCGTCTCCGGAGGAGAGAACGTCTACCCGATCGAGGTGGAAAAGACCCTTGCTACCCATCCCGAAGTCGCGGAGGCCGCGGTGATCGGCGTCGACGATGAACAGTACGGACAGCGGCTGGCCGCATTCGTGGTGCTCGAACCCGACGCTGATCTTGATGAGAATGCCGCCCCCGAAACCCTCAAACAACATGTGCGCGACAACCTGGCCAACTACAAGGTGCCCCGCGAAATCGCGGTTCTCGACGAGTTGCCCCGCGGCAGCACCGGCAAGATATTGCGCGCCGAACTGCAGGCAAAGGTCTGCGGCTCATGA
- a CDS encoding lysophospholipid acyltransferase family protein — protein MIGVMRPVVKTYFRSEVHGLDSFPPGGALVVGNHSGGMFPMDVPIFSVDFYDKFGYDRPVYTLSHDILFMGATGSFFRRTGYIRASRDNAAKALRSGGVVIVFPGGDYDAYRPTLSENVIDFNGRKGYVSTAIEAGVPIVPAVSIGGQETQLYLSRGTWLAERLGLKRLLRSDILPLSFGFPFGFSAAIPPNLPLPTKIVTEVLDPIDVIAQFGEDPDVDQVDQHVRSVMQDALTRLAATRRFPILG, from the coding sequence ATGATCGGTGTGATGCGGCCGGTGGTGAAGACGTACTTCCGCTCCGAGGTCCACGGCTTGGACTCGTTTCCGCCGGGCGGGGCGCTGGTGGTGGGCAACCACTCCGGTGGCATGTTCCCGATGGACGTCCCGATCTTCAGCGTCGACTTCTACGACAAGTTCGGTTATGACCGGCCGGTCTACACGCTCAGCCACGACATCCTGTTCATGGGCGCGACCGGTTCGTTCTTCCGGCGCACCGGCTACATCCGGGCCAGCCGAGACAATGCGGCAAAGGCATTGCGCTCCGGCGGGGTGGTGATCGTGTTTCCCGGTGGCGACTACGACGCGTACCGGCCCACGCTTTCGGAAAACGTCATCGACTTCAACGGCCGCAAGGGGTACGTCAGCACCGCGATCGAAGCCGGCGTCCCCATCGTGCCCGCGGTGTCCATCGGCGGACAGGAAACCCAGCTCTACCTGTCCCGGGGCACCTGGCTCGCCGAACGGCTTGGGCTAAAGCGGTTGCTGCGCAGTGATATTCTGCCCCTCTCGTTCGGCTTCCCGTTCGGATTCAGCGCGGCTATCCCGCCCAACCTGCCGCTGCCGACCAAGATCGTCACCGAGGTGCTGGATCCGATCGACGTCATCGCCCAATTCGGCGAGGATCCCGACGTGGACCAGGTCGACCAACATGTTCGTTCGGTGATGCAGGATGCTCTCACCAGGCTGGCCGCCACTCGTCGATTCCCGATTCTGGGCTGA